A genomic region of Planococcus kocurii contains the following coding sequences:
- a CDS encoding amino acid ABC transporter ATP-binding protein — MIKVTGLVKKFGANEVLKGIDLTIDKSEVVVIMGPSGSGKSTLLRCLNFLEEPTEGLIQVGEYKVNAGGKIDRHRKKVIRELRKKTGFVFQSFNLFPHKTAIENIMEGPIAIHGKSPEEAKAIAIELLAKVGLADRADHYPAQLSGGQQQRVAIARSLALDPLVMLFDEPTSALDPELVREVLLVIKSLAEEGMTLVIVTHEMNFAKEVADRVVFMDEGLIIEQGTSKQIFENPKEDRTKQFLSKVEAIVAD, encoded by the coding sequence ATGATAAAAGTTACTGGACTGGTCAAAAAATTTGGAGCTAACGAAGTGCTCAAAGGAATCGATTTAACCATTGATAAAAGCGAAGTGGTCGTCATTATGGGACCCAGTGGATCAGGGAAATCGACTTTGTTGCGGTGCTTGAATTTTTTAGAAGAGCCAACAGAAGGGCTTATTCAAGTTGGCGAATACAAAGTAAACGCGGGAGGCAAAATTGATCGTCACCGCAAAAAAGTAATTAGGGAATTGCGTAAGAAAACAGGCTTTGTTTTTCAATCGTTTAATCTGTTTCCTCATAAAACAGCGATTGAAAATATTATGGAAGGTCCGATTGCTATACATGGCAAAAGTCCTGAAGAAGCCAAAGCGATTGCTATTGAACTGCTTGCCAAAGTCGGGTTAGCTGATCGGGCTGATCACTACCCAGCACAATTGTCAGGTGGACAGCAACAGCGTGTAGCGATTGCTCGCTCTCTTGCGTTAGATCCTTTAGTGATGCTTTTCGATGAACCAACTTCAGCACTCGATCCGGAACTCGTACGTGAAGTGCTATTGGTTATTAAAAGTTTGGCAGAAGAAGGCATGACCTTGGTCATCGTGACGCACGAAATGAATTTTGCAAAAGAAGTTGCCGACCGCGTCGTGTTCATGGATGAAGGGCTGATTATAGAACAAGGTACTTCCAAACAGATTTTTGAAAATCCAAAAGAAGATCGAACCAAACAGTTTCTATCGAAAGTGGAAGCGATTGTCGCAGACTAA
- a CDS encoding amino acid ABC transporter permease gives MDFTIVIDSLPSLLKATGMTIFLAAISILIALVIGFLTAIIRILKVKVVNEIANVYVSLMRGTPLLVQIFVIYYGLPQVGIALDPISSGILALSLNAGAYLSESFRASILAVDNGQMEASMSMGMTYSQALKRIILPQSLRIAIPTLSNSFIVLIKDTSLVSVITVTELLQMSSLIIAKTFEPLTIYLVAAAIYWILISFFTKLLDRLEIRSSKYLVR, from the coding sequence ATGGATTTTACAATTGTGATTGATTCATTGCCATCGTTGCTCAAAGCGACAGGAATGACGATTTTTCTCGCAGCTATTTCAATTCTGATTGCGTTAGTTATCGGCTTCTTGACGGCCATTATTCGTATTTTAAAAGTAAAAGTAGTAAACGAAATTGCGAATGTTTATGTGTCTTTAATGCGTGGAACCCCGTTATTGGTACAAATTTTTGTTATTTATTATGGATTGCCTCAAGTTGGTATCGCCTTAGATCCTATTTCATCCGGTATTTTAGCGCTTAGTTTAAATGCAGGCGCTTATTTATCAGAGTCATTTAGAGCATCTATTTTGGCAGTGGACAACGGGCAAATGGAAGCTTCTATGTCAATGGGAATGACCTATTCTCAAGCATTAAAGCGAATTATCCTGCCGCAGAGCTTGCGGATTGCGATTCCGACATTATCCAATTCGTTTATTGTTTTAATCAAAGATACGTCGTTAGTGTCCGTTATCACGGTGACAGAATTGTTGCAGATGTCGAGCTTGATCATAGCGAAAACATTCGAGCCACTGACCATTTATTTAGTAGCTGCAGCGATTTACTGGATATTGATCTCATTTTTCACGAAATTATTGGATCGTTTGGAAATTCGATCATCCAAATACTTGGTCAGATAA
- a CDS encoding YaaR family protein: protein MRIDSQSTIQNDRLLKQTNGNKPNELFSNAMRKSQSKLQNDSLNQLMNNVDTQGQKLANQRTLENLVNYKQAVKQFVSESVSYGLHLSDEQSLTSGGNLKPQRIIKIIDKKLIEIQDEVLNNEEEGIGTLDLVGEIKGLLVNLYM, encoded by the coding sequence ATGCGTATTGATAGTCAGAGTACGATTCAAAACGACCGGCTGTTGAAACAAACGAATGGTAACAAGCCGAACGAACTTTTCTCAAATGCCATGAGAAAATCTCAGTCAAAGCTGCAAAATGATTCGTTAAATCAGTTGATGAATAATGTGGATACGCAAGGTCAAAAATTAGCCAATCAACGTACACTTGAAAATTTAGTGAATTATAAGCAAGCTGTTAAGCAATTTGTCTCAGAATCTGTGAGTTATGGTTTACATTTATCAGATGAGCAAAGTCTTACATCAGGCGGTAACTTAAAACCCCAACGAATTATCAAAATAATCGATAAAAAACTAATTGAAATTCAAGACGAAGTATTGAATAATGAAGAAGAAGGAATCGGTACTTTAGATCTAGTAGGAGAAATCAAAGGTCTGCTTGTAAATTTGTATATGTGA
- a CDS encoding HAD family hydrolase, protein MIKVVIFDLDGTLLDRDSSLLAFVDEQYNRLDEHVKHVPKALFSNRFIELDAKGYVWKDRVYQQLIEELEIEGITWQTLLEDYVTNFNKHCVPFPNLTVVLKNLAKQSLRLGMITNGRGQFQLDNILSLKISEYFEELLISEWEGMAKPNPAIFHKALARFGVSPNEAVYIGDHPKNDIQAAKAIGMKTIWKKSQHWSCLEADGEIDHLQEISEVVRRLNTEN, encoded by the coding sequence ATGATCAAAGTGGTTATTTTTGATTTGGATGGCACATTATTGGACCGGGATAGTTCGCTGTTAGCGTTTGTAGATGAACAATACAACCGGTTAGATGAACACGTAAAGCATGTACCTAAGGCTCTTTTTAGTAATCGCTTTATCGAATTAGATGCCAAAGGATACGTTTGGAAAGACCGTGTTTATCAACAATTAATTGAAGAGTTAGAGATTGAAGGGATAACTTGGCAAACCTTATTAGAAGACTATGTAACCAATTTTAACAAGCATTGCGTACCGTTTCCGAATTTGACTGTGGTGCTTAAGAACTTAGCGAAGCAGTCGCTACGTTTAGGGATGATCACCAACGGCAGGGGACAGTTTCAGTTAGATAATATTCTGTCACTAAAAATTAGCGAGTATTTTGAAGAACTTTTGATTTCTGAATGGGAGGGAATGGCCAAACCCAATCCGGCTATTTTCCATAAAGCGCTGGCACGTTTCGGTGTTTCTCCGAACGAAGCTGTCTATATTGGAGATCATCCAAAAAATGATATACAGGCTGCAAAAGCAATAGGCATGAAAACGATCTGGAAAAAAAGTCAGCATTGGAGCTGCTTGGAGGCAGATGGAGAAATTGATCATTTACAGGAAATCAGCGAAGTGGTTAGGCGCTTAAATACAGAGAACTAA
- a CDS encoding PilZ domain-containing protein, translating into MSENRREFFRVIFNQALNGKVSVYGGNFLPVEIYDVSAGGLVFSSVLNIPLGESVRCSFELVDSAFLIEGTVVRKATGIDVVECGVEFSVDQGTSSELFKQLNHYQIRNRKSFLTD; encoded by the coding sequence ATGTCGGAAAATCGTCGCGAATTTTTTCGAGTTATTTTCAACCAGGCTTTGAATGGCAAGGTTTCAGTTTACGGAGGTAATTTTTTACCGGTCGAAATTTATGATGTTAGTGCCGGAGGTTTAGTGTTTTCTTCTGTACTTAATATTCCTTTGGGAGAAAGCGTACGCTGTAGTTTTGAACTAGTAGATAGCGCTTTCTTAATAGAAGGGACTGTTGTTCGAAAAGCGACAGGTATCGACGTGGTAGAATGCGGGGTTGAATTTTCTGTGGATCAAGGAACTTCCTCAGAGTTATTCAAGCAACTAAACCATTACCAAATCCGCAACCGAAAAAGTTTTCTGACGGATTAA
- a CDS encoding DUF6115 domain-containing protein, whose protein sequence is MGMEWLLIAVSTGLVLMNIRLMLIVKKQHINNSSPEIHEKMAQFVAQLEEENNELYNKLTTYIKNSETQLVERVERLEQTKIEQIDSPEKSTVETEKIIQLSRQGFSSRQIAKVLHADFGEVELVLNMNNKQYSNLKEEEVL, encoded by the coding sequence ATGGGGATGGAATGGCTATTGATAGCAGTTAGTACGGGGCTAGTGCTAATGAATATACGGCTGATGCTGATAGTAAAAAAACAGCACATAAATAACAGCTCACCTGAAATTCATGAAAAGATGGCCCAGTTTGTGGCCCAACTTGAAGAAGAAAACAATGAACTTTACAATAAATTAACTACTTACATAAAGAACAGCGAAACCCAACTCGTCGAACGCGTTGAACGATTAGAACAAACCAAGATTGAACAAATCGACAGTCCCGAAAAGTCTACTGTAGAAACAGAGAAAATCATTCAGCTGTCTAGACAAGGGTTTTCTTCGAGACAAATTGCTAAAGTGCTTCACGCCGACTTTGGCGAAGTAGAGCTTGTCCTTAATATGAACAATAAGCAGTACAGTAATTTAAAAGAAGAAGAGGTGCTGTAA
- a CDS encoding saccharopine dehydrogenase family protein: protein MHIFVLGTGMIGTTVVTELAKYAGVKTITAVDINQASIDKCLAIANDPQVIGKVAALATEADIAEVLKGADLAIGCLPHSLSLPAIKAAISSKCHLVDLVGSHFPEKLALHEQAQQAGVLIVPGCGVAPGITNFLAAQGIELLDEAQEAMLACGGIPRYPDPPLGYQVVYRLESLLGLYTKPATIIRNGKIMELAPLSDLVEMTFSEPVGLCETVITDAHSTAFMLQGKVENLVERTVRYPGHWDKMRVLSELGFLDETPVAIEDTVISPKLFAQKVLIPKMSGHSIEDITVLRVEVSGIKHGVSTKHTWEMIDLYDHERKITSMAKTTAIPALLISQWITTKKITETGVIPIEGLIVQERFHPFLTELSQLGIEIEYKEETFVEKE, encoded by the coding sequence ATGCATATCTTCGTTTTAGGGACAGGCATGATTGGCACAACAGTAGTAACAGAATTGGCTAAGTATGCTGGTGTAAAAACCATCACAGCTGTTGATATTAACCAAGCAAGCATCGACAAATGTCTAGCTATCGCTAACGATCCGCAAGTAATTGGTAAAGTAGCCGCATTAGCAACAGAAGCCGATATTGCTGAAGTGCTAAAAGGTGCTGACCTAGCGATTGGCTGCCTTCCTCACTCGTTAAGCTTGCCCGCAATAAAGGCAGCCATTTCTTCAAAATGTCATTTAGTTGATTTGGTGGGATCTCATTTTCCAGAAAAATTGGCATTGCATGAACAAGCACAGCAAGCAGGGGTTTTAATCGTCCCAGGTTGCGGAGTCGCACCCGGCATCACCAATTTCTTGGCGGCACAAGGAATTGAACTATTGGACGAAGCACAAGAAGCAATGCTAGCCTGTGGCGGAATTCCGAGATATCCGGATCCGCCTTTAGGGTATCAGGTCGTCTACCGTTTAGAAAGTCTACTTGGACTTTATACAAAACCAGCAACGATCATTCGAAACGGAAAAATTATGGAATTGGCTCCGCTATCCGACTTGGTAGAAATGACTTTTTCTGAGCCAGTGGGTTTATGTGAAACAGTCATTACCGACGCCCACAGTACGGCCTTTATGCTTCAGGGGAAAGTAGAAAACCTAGTAGAGCGAACTGTTCGGTACCCTGGGCATTGGGACAAAATGAGGGTATTAAGTGAACTCGGATTTCTGGATGAAACGCCGGTTGCTATTGAAGATACAGTCATCAGTCCAAAATTATTCGCTCAGAAAGTTTTGATACCAAAAATGTCAGGCCATTCAATTGAAGATATTACTGTTTTAAGAGTAGAAGTAAGCGGCATCAAGCACGGGGTTTCAACAAAACATACGTGGGAAATGATTGATTTATACGACCACGAACGGAAAATAACATCGATGGCTAAAACGACTGCTATTCCAGCGTTACTCATTTCACAATGGATTACCACTAAAAAAATAACAGAGACAGGCGTTATTCCAATCGAAGGTTTAATCGTTCAGGAACGATTCCATCCTTTTTTAACTGAATTGAGCCAATTAGGCATTGAGATTGAGTATAAAGAAGAAACTTTCGTTGAAAAGGAATAG
- a CDS encoding NUDIX hydrolase, protein MENEKIRIYDENGIAQGVATRQTVHEKGCWHETFHCWVVGRENNKDIIYLQLRSKDKKDFPGLFDITAAGHLMADEAVRDGVREVQEELGLQVDFAELTSLGMIKDQINLLNFTDNERCHCFLYRKQDNNDDAFELQTEEVSGIAKVEFEELAELVMGKKEEVEVEGFVPVAGESSRFKKQIGLKDLVPHSQDYLKKVIKQIGLALKK, encoded by the coding sequence ATGGAAAATGAAAAAATACGTATTTACGATGAGAATGGAATTGCGCAAGGAGTTGCTACACGCCAGACTGTGCATGAAAAAGGGTGTTGGCATGAAACTTTTCACTGCTGGGTAGTAGGTCGTGAGAATAATAAAGATATCATTTACTTGCAGTTGCGTAGTAAAGATAAGAAAGACTTTCCAGGATTATTCGATATTACGGCAGCGGGTCATTTAATGGCGGACGAAGCAGTTCGAGACGGCGTTCGAGAAGTTCAGGAAGAGCTTGGACTCCAAGTCGATTTTGCAGAACTAACCTCTCTTGGAATGATTAAAGATCAAATAAACCTGCTGAACTTTACCGACAATGAGCGCTGTCACTGCTTTTTGTACCGGAAGCAAGACAACAATGACGATGCGTTTGAGTTGCAGACAGAAGAAGTTTCTGGCATAGCGAAAGTGGAATTTGAAGAACTGGCTGAATTAGTTATGGGTAAGAAGGAAGAAGTAGAGGTCGAAGGATTTGTCCCAGTTGCGGGTGAAAGTAGCAGATTTAAGAAGCAGATTGGCTTAAAAGATTTAGTTCCGCACAGTCAGGATTATTTGAAGAAGGTTATAAAGCAGATAGGTCTAGCATTAAAAAAATAG
- a CDS encoding FliA/WhiG family RNA polymerase sigma factor: MLNPKLSKEELSCWSDWQQHQDPEAGEYLVEQYLPLVDYVIQRFMISLPKTVEKDDVRSYAYEGLLDALSKFDIERDLKFETYASWRIKGAIIDGLRHSDWLPRSVREKVKKIEKAYLLLEQQNSASVSDEEVSLYLGITKAELNKTVSEAALSTMISMDDEHFEERRTVKNHHVGSPERHLSDRMMKESLVRAIERLPEKEKITVSLCYFEEMKLTEIAEILGVSVSRVSQLHSKAMLRLHASILSVHDHY; encoded by the coding sequence ATGCTGAATCCCAAATTATCAAAAGAAGAACTCTCCTGCTGGAGCGATTGGCAACAACACCAAGATCCAGAAGCTGGCGAATACTTGGTTGAACAATATCTTCCTTTGGTTGATTACGTGATTCAACGGTTCATGATCAGTTTACCGAAAACTGTGGAAAAAGATGATGTCCGCAGCTATGCCTATGAAGGATTACTCGATGCCTTAAGTAAATTCGATATCGAAAGAGATTTGAAATTTGAAACCTATGCTTCCTGGCGCATCAAAGGCGCGATTATTGACGGGTTGCGACATAGTGATTGGTTGCCGCGATCCGTTAGAGAAAAAGTAAAGAAAATTGAAAAAGCCTATCTTTTATTAGAGCAGCAAAATAGCGCTTCTGTGTCTGACGAGGAAGTTAGTTTGTATTTGGGTATTACGAAAGCTGAGCTTAATAAGACAGTTTCAGAAGCAGCGCTATCAACAATGATTTCAATGGATGACGAACACTTTGAAGAACGACGAACAGTGAAAAACCATCACGTAGGCTCGCCAGAACGCCATTTATCAGATCGAATGATGAAAGAATCGCTAGTTCGTGCCATTGAACGGTTGCCTGAAAAAGAAAAAATTACGGTGTCATTATGCTATTTTGAAGAAATGAAATTAACCGAAATTGCCGAAATTCTCGGCGTTAGTGTATCAAGAGTTTCACAGCTTCACTCAAAAGCTATGCTTCGACTGCATGCTTCGATTTTATCTGTACACGATCATTATTGA
- a CDS encoding transporter substrate-binding domain-containing protein has translation MKKTTISAIIFLFIFGFLAACGAEDTSKPASEGGTEGKSGGVLERMEESKELNVAFEGTYPPFNFIDDKDEFQGFDVDISNEIAERLGVKANFIATKWDGLIGGLKADKFDIIISQMTVTEERKKSVDFTDPYVISGSVLITREDTNDITKLEDIKGKKVGVGGGTTFEDVANSVEGADVKLYKAVGDYIQDLTNKRLDVIINDQLLISYNIKEQNLPIKISSDILNKDEIGMAVNKGNEDFIEKANAALSEMKEDGTYDEIYKKWFGTEPLEN, from the coding sequence ATGAAAAAAACGACGATCAGTGCTATTATTTTCTTATTTATTTTTGGCTTTTTAGCAGCATGTGGGGCTGAAGACACATCAAAACCTGCTTCTGAAGGTGGAACAGAAGGAAAATCTGGCGGAGTGCTGGAACGAATGGAAGAATCTAAAGAATTAAATGTAGCATTTGAAGGTACGTATCCACCTTTTAATTTCATCGATGATAAAGATGAATTCCAAGGATTTGACGTTGATATTTCTAATGAGATTGCAGAACGTCTCGGTGTAAAAGCTAACTTTATCGCAACCAAATGGGACGGTTTGATCGGTGGACTAAAAGCGGATAAATTCGATATCATCATTAGCCAAATGACGGTGACAGAAGAGCGGAAAAAGAGTGTCGACTTTACCGACCCGTATGTAATTTCAGGATCAGTGCTAATTACACGTGAAGACACAAACGATATTACAAAGCTTGAAGACATCAAAGGAAAAAAAGTAGGCGTTGGTGGTGGAACAACTTTTGAAGACGTGGCGAATAGTGTAGAAGGCGCTGACGTGAAATTGTACAAAGCTGTAGGCGATTACATTCAAGATTTAACGAATAAGCGTCTAGATGTCATCATCAATGATCAATTACTGATTAGCTACAACATTAAAGAACAAAATCTTCCGATTAAAATTTCAAGCGATATTTTAAACAAAGACGAAATTGGCATGGCCGTTAACAAAGGCAACGAAGACTTTATCGAAAAAGCCAATGCCGCTTTAAGTGAAATGAAAGAAGATGGGACATACGATGAAATTTATAAAAAATGGTTTGGAACAGAACCGTTAGAAAACTAA